AACTGACAATCTACTATCCTCCTTTGTATCGCTAAATCTACGTTGTATATTTTTACTATAATTGTTCATTACTCCTATACGTTATGGTATAATTAACCAATTGAAAGGAGGTTTAATAATTGGACAGTTTTGATCCTGTATTCGCATTTATACCAATTTTAGTGATTTTATTTTACATATCCATGATTGTATTTACTGTTTATTTCATGGTGAAAGTCCTTAAAAATCAGAATGATATCAAGGGATTTTTAAATGATATTTCTGACAAGCTAAATCAAAAAGATTAGAAGGGGAAACCCTTCTTTTTTTGTGTCACAAAATCTACGAACTGTGCATTACTTATCTCTAAAACACGTGGTATAATTATCCAAAAATGTGGAGGATTTAAAATGCTCTTACTTTACTATTTGCCAATTATTTTAGTAATATTTCAGCTTTGGTTTTTATTTAAATTCCTTTTCATACTTCAAAAAAATAACAAATTACTAAAAACTATTGCTGACAGGTTAGACAAGCAAAATGAGTAGGCAGGGAAACCTGTCTTTTTTATTTCACATCATCTACGAATAGTTCATTAATTAAGAATTTCCCATATTATGCAAGTTACAAGCCAACCTATAAACGTACCTAGCGCAAATGATTTAGGATGAAAATTTTTCATATTATCTTCCTTTCAGCTACTACATATTTTTCTTCTACTGTTCATTTAATCCCCATCACAACAAATCCATCTTGCTGCTCAAGGTGGATAAAAATGAGAATTAACTATACGCATTTAGAGGATTACATCAAAAATCTTTATCTAAATATTGGTATCACAGAGCCTAAACAGCTTGAAATGAAAATTATCGCTTCACGATTGCATATGAAAGTACTATTCGTTCCTTTTAAATCGATGTGTACTGGAAGTTTAATTTGTATTGATGCTAGATTGACTAAAGAACAACAATGGCAGCAATTTGGTCATGAACTTTGTCATGCATTATGGCATAGTGGAAATCAATTAGGTGTTTCCCTAAACAACTTCACACTTATATGCTTCGTCATACCCATATAAGTTTGCTTGCTGAAGCCGGTGTGGATCTTCCTTACATTATGAATCGAGTTGGCCATAAAAATTCAAAGACAACTACTGAAATTTATTTACACGTTACAAAAGGTATGCGGGTAAATGCCAGAAGTAAAATGCATATTAAGTTTAGTAATTTACTAAATTAAAAAATAGGCACTATTTAAGTGCCTATTTAGCATAATATTTGTCCAATAAAATAATTATTTGACTTTTTCTTCAAAAAATCTATATAAAGATCATAAATAACAGATATCCATAGAAAATTTATAATAATTTCTTTAGAATCATACGGTAGGATATCTACATCATGAAAATTATTCGCATGTGCGAACAAATTTCTTACTTTTAAAATTTCATCATTTTTTAAACTATATTCACCTAATCTAGCCTTAAAATATTTATTAAATTTCCCCCAATTTTTCTTAAAATATCTATCTCTTATTGCTATACTTACTGTTT
This window of the Rummeliibacillus pycnus genome carries:
- a CDS encoding ImmA/IrrE family metallo-endopeptidase; translated protein: MRINYTHLEDYIKNLYLNIGITEPKQLEMKIIASRLHMKVLFVPFKSMCTGSLICIDARLTKEQQWQQFGHELCHALWHSGNQLGVSLNNFTLICFVIPI
- a CDS encoding tyrosine-type recombinase/integrase; its protein translation is MLRHTHISLLAEAGVDLPYIMNRVGHKNSKTTTEIYLHVTKGMRVNARSKMHIKFSNLLN